From Oncorhynchus keta strain PuntledgeMale-10-30-2019 chromosome 25, Oket_V2, whole genome shotgun sequence, one genomic window encodes:
- the dguok gene encoding deoxyguanosine kinase, mitochondrial isoform X2 has translation MYSFYRFLVLNLSSHCKNLTVSLRYTGSVKRHVLRTRRDENPVLLYSTIARRATKLCLLRSPHCHSSTGPMDDINRVKRVSIEGNIAVGKSTFAQLLQFAGQDWEVVPEPVGKWQSIDSGSSQKVSNLLDMMYQDPQRWSYTFQTNSCMSRMRTQLQPPPAHLFRAEGVPVQVFERSVYSDRYVFALNMFELGCINSTEWAVYQDWHSFLVEQFGRQVELEGIIYLRAPPQKCMERLGQRGRVEEKGVQLDYLEKLHTQHERWLIEKSTKLHFEQLTRVPVLVLDASLEFEEDPKVWAKFITQVKDFFSGL, from the exons ATGTACTCATTCTACCGGTTCCTGGTGTTGAATCTGAGTTCCCATTGTAAAAACCTCACAGTCTCGTTGCGATATACCGGATCGGTGAAGCGGCATGTTTTGAGAACCCGCCGAGACGAAAATCCAGTGCTTCTCTACTCAACAATTGCGAGAAGGGCGACCAAACTCTGCCTTTTGCGCTCACCACACTGTCATTCAAGCACCGGGCCAATGGACGACATTAACCGAGTTAAGAGGGTCTCTATTGAAGGCAACATTG CGGTAGGAAAGTCGACATTCGCGCAACTCCTGCAGTTTGCTGGCCAAGACTGGGAAGTGGTTCCTGAGCCCGTGGGGAAATGGCAGAGCATCGATAGTGGGTCTTCACAA AAGGTCAGTAACCTGTTGGATATGATGTACCAGGACCCTCAGCGCTGGTCCTACACCTTTCAGACCAACTCCTGCATGAGCCGCATGCGCACCCAGCTGCAGCCACCACCAGCACACCTGTTCAGAGCAGAGGGCGTCCCTGTGCAGGTCTTTGAGCGCTCTGTGTACAGTGATAG GTATGTATTTGCCCTGAACATGTTTGAGCTGGGCTGCATCAACTCTACTGAGTGGGCTGTCTACCAGGACTGGCATTCCTTCCTGGTGGAACAGTTTGGCCGTCAGGTGGAACTGGAGGGCATCATTTACCTCCGAGCCCCCCCACAG AAGTGTATGGAGCGTCTGGGACAACGGGGGCGGGTGGAGGAGAAAGGAGTGCAGCTAGACTACCTGGAGAAACTACACACCCAGCATGAGAGGTGGCTCATAGAGAAGAGCACTAA GCTGCACTTTGAGCAGTTGACCCGGGTGCCTGTATTGGTGCTGGATGCCAGTCTAGAGTTTGAGGAGGACCCTAAGGTGTGGGCCAAATTTATCACACAG GTGAAGGACTTCTTCAGTGGACTATGA
- the dguok gene encoding deoxyguanosine kinase, mitochondrial isoform X5 yields the protein MMYQDPQRWSYTFQTNSCMSRMRTQLQPPPAHLFRAEGVPVQVFERSVYSDRYVFALNMFELGCINSTEWAVYQDWHSFLVEQFGRQVELEGIIYLRAPPQKCMERLGQRGRVEEKGVQLDYLEKLHTQHERWLIEKSTKLHFEQLTRVPVLVLDASLEFEEDPKVWAKFITQVKDFFSGL from the exons ATGATGTACCAGGACCCTCAGCGCTGGTCCTACACCTTTCAGACCAACTCCTGCATGAGCCGCATGCGCACCCAGCTGCAGCCACCACCAGCACACCTGTTCAGAGCAGAGGGCGTCCCTGTGCAGGTCTTTGAGCGCTCTGTGTACAGTGATAG GTATGTATTTGCCCTGAACATGTTTGAGCTGGGCTGCATCAACTCTACTGAGTGGGCTGTCTACCAGGACTGGCATTCCTTCCTGGTGGAACAGTTTGGCCGTCAGGTGGAACTGGAGGGCATCATTTACCTCCGAGCCCCCCCACAG AAGTGTATGGAGCGTCTGGGACAACGGGGGCGGGTGGAGGAGAAAGGAGTGCAGCTAGACTACCTGGAGAAACTACACACCCAGCATGAGAGGTGGCTCATAGAGAAGAGCACTAA GCTGCACTTTGAGCAGTTGACCCGGGTGCCTGTATTGGTGCTGGATGCCAGTCTAGAGTTTGAGGAGGACCCTAAGGTGTGGGCCAAATTTATCACACAG GTGAAGGACTTCTTCAGTGGACTATGA
- the dguok gene encoding deoxyguanosine kinase, mitochondrial isoform X3, which produces MYSFYRFLVLNLSSHCKNLTVSLRYTGSVKRHVLRTRRDENPVLLYSTIARRATKLCLLRSPHCHSSTGPMDDINRVKRVSIEGNIAVGKSTFAQLLQFAGQDWEVVPEPVGKWQSIDSGSSQQKVSNLLDMMYQDPQRWSYTFQTNSCMSRMRTQLQPPPAHLFRAEGVPVQVFERSVYSDRYVFALNMFELGCINSTEWAVYQDWHSFLVEQFGRQVELEGIIYLRAPPQCMERLGQRGRVEEKGVQLDYLEKLHTQHERWLIEKSTKLHFEQLTRVPVLVLDASLEFEEDPKVWAKFITQVKDFFSGL; this is translated from the exons ATGTACTCATTCTACCGGTTCCTGGTGTTGAATCTGAGTTCCCATTGTAAAAACCTCACAGTCTCGTTGCGATATACCGGATCGGTGAAGCGGCATGTTTTGAGAACCCGCCGAGACGAAAATCCAGTGCTTCTCTACTCAACAATTGCGAGAAGGGCGACCAAACTCTGCCTTTTGCGCTCACCACACTGTCATTCAAGCACCGGGCCAATGGACGACATTAACCGAGTTAAGAGGGTCTCTATTGAAGGCAACATTG CGGTAGGAAAGTCGACATTCGCGCAACTCCTGCAGTTTGCTGGCCAAGACTGGGAAGTGGTTCCTGAGCCCGTGGGGAAATGGCAGAGCATCGATAGTGGGTCTTCACAA CAGAAGGTCAGTAACCTGTTGGATATGATGTACCAGGACCCTCAGCGCTGGTCCTACACCTTTCAGACCAACTCCTGCATGAGCCGCATGCGCACCCAGCTGCAGCCACCACCAGCACACCTGTTCAGAGCAGAGGGCGTCCCTGTGCAGGTCTTTGAGCGCTCTGTGTACAGTGATAG GTATGTATTTGCCCTGAACATGTTTGAGCTGGGCTGCATCAACTCTACTGAGTGGGCTGTCTACCAGGACTGGCATTCCTTCCTGGTGGAACAGTTTGGCCGTCAGGTGGAACTGGAGGGCATCATTTACCTCCGAGCCCCCCCACAG TGTATGGAGCGTCTGGGACAACGGGGGCGGGTGGAGGAGAAAGGAGTGCAGCTAGACTACCTGGAGAAACTACACACCCAGCATGAGAGGTGGCTCATAGAGAAGAGCACTAA GCTGCACTTTGAGCAGTTGACCCGGGTGCCTGTATTGGTGCTGGATGCCAGTCTAGAGTTTGAGGAGGACCCTAAGGTGTGGGCCAAATTTATCACACAG GTGAAGGACTTCTTCAGTGGACTATGA
- the dguok gene encoding deoxyguanosine kinase, mitochondrial isoform X4 — MLLGKSVMCVGGKCGVGESHRKWSYLDCFIVCRAEEACFKTQKESRVSYPACLLSRGAVGKSTFAQLLQFAGQDWEVVPEPVGKWQSIDSGSSQQKVSNLLDMMYQDPQRWSYTFQTNSCMSRMRTQLQPPPAHLFRAEGVPVQVFERSVYSDRYVFALNMFELGCINSTEWAVYQDWHSFLVEQFGRQVELEGIIYLRAPPQKCMERLGQRGRVEEKGVQLDYLEKLHTQHERWLIEKSTKLHFEQLTRVPVLVLDASLEFEEDPKVWAKFITQVKDFFSGL, encoded by the exons ATGCTACTTGGGAAATCCGTAATGTGTGTTGGAGGAAAGTGTGGAGTCGGTGAGAGTCACAGGAAGTGGTCGTATTTAGATTGTTTTATTGTCTGCCGAGCAGAAGAAGCGTGCTTTAAGACTCAAAAAGAGTCGCGTGTCTCCTATCCAGCGTGTCTCCTATCTAGAGGCG CGGTAGGAAAGTCGACATTCGCGCAACTCCTGCAGTTTGCTGGCCAAGACTGGGAAGTGGTTCCTGAGCCCGTGGGGAAATGGCAGAGCATCGATAGTGGGTCTTCACAA CAGAAGGTCAGTAACCTGTTGGATATGATGTACCAGGACCCTCAGCGCTGGTCCTACACCTTTCAGACCAACTCCTGCATGAGCCGCATGCGCACCCAGCTGCAGCCACCACCAGCACACCTGTTCAGAGCAGAGGGCGTCCCTGTGCAGGTCTTTGAGCGCTCTGTGTACAGTGATAG GTATGTATTTGCCCTGAACATGTTTGAGCTGGGCTGCATCAACTCTACTGAGTGGGCTGTCTACCAGGACTGGCATTCCTTCCTGGTGGAACAGTTTGGCCGTCAGGTGGAACTGGAGGGCATCATTTACCTCCGAGCCCCCCCACAG AAGTGTATGGAGCGTCTGGGACAACGGGGGCGGGTGGAGGAGAAAGGAGTGCAGCTAGACTACCTGGAGAAACTACACACCCAGCATGAGAGGTGGCTCATAGAGAAGAGCACTAA GCTGCACTTTGAGCAGTTGACCCGGGTGCCTGTATTGGTGCTGGATGCCAGTCTAGAGTTTGAGGAGGACCCTAAGGTGTGGGCCAAATTTATCACACAG GTGAAGGACTTCTTCAGTGGACTATGA
- the dguok gene encoding deoxyguanosine kinase, mitochondrial isoform X1, giving the protein MYSFYRFLVLNLSSHCKNLTVSLRYTGSVKRHVLRTRRDENPVLLYSTIARRATKLCLLRSPHCHSSTGPMDDINRVKRVSIEGNIAVGKSTFAQLLQFAGQDWEVVPEPVGKWQSIDSGSSQQKVSNLLDMMYQDPQRWSYTFQTNSCMSRMRTQLQPPPAHLFRAEGVPVQVFERSVYSDRYVFALNMFELGCINSTEWAVYQDWHSFLVEQFGRQVELEGIIYLRAPPQKCMERLGQRGRVEEKGVQLDYLEKLHTQHERWLIEKSTKLHFEQLTRVPVLVLDASLEFEEDPKVWAKFITQVKDFFSGL; this is encoded by the exons ATGTACTCATTCTACCGGTTCCTGGTGTTGAATCTGAGTTCCCATTGTAAAAACCTCACAGTCTCGTTGCGATATACCGGATCGGTGAAGCGGCATGTTTTGAGAACCCGCCGAGACGAAAATCCAGTGCTTCTCTACTCAACAATTGCGAGAAGGGCGACCAAACTCTGCCTTTTGCGCTCACCACACTGTCATTCAAGCACCGGGCCAATGGACGACATTAACCGAGTTAAGAGGGTCTCTATTGAAGGCAACATTG CGGTAGGAAAGTCGACATTCGCGCAACTCCTGCAGTTTGCTGGCCAAGACTGGGAAGTGGTTCCTGAGCCCGTGGGGAAATGGCAGAGCATCGATAGTGGGTCTTCACAA CAGAAGGTCAGTAACCTGTTGGATATGATGTACCAGGACCCTCAGCGCTGGTCCTACACCTTTCAGACCAACTCCTGCATGAGCCGCATGCGCACCCAGCTGCAGCCACCACCAGCACACCTGTTCAGAGCAGAGGGCGTCCCTGTGCAGGTCTTTGAGCGCTCTGTGTACAGTGATAG GTATGTATTTGCCCTGAACATGTTTGAGCTGGGCTGCATCAACTCTACTGAGTGGGCTGTCTACCAGGACTGGCATTCCTTCCTGGTGGAACAGTTTGGCCGTCAGGTGGAACTGGAGGGCATCATTTACCTCCGAGCCCCCCCACAG AAGTGTATGGAGCGTCTGGGACAACGGGGGCGGGTGGAGGAGAAAGGAGTGCAGCTAGACTACCTGGAGAAACTACACACCCAGCATGAGAGGTGGCTCATAGAGAAGAGCACTAA GCTGCACTTTGAGCAGTTGACCCGGGTGCCTGTATTGGTGCTGGATGCCAGTCTAGAGTTTGAGGAGGACCCTAAGGTGTGGGCCAAATTTATCACACAG GTGAAGGACTTCTTCAGTGGACTATGA
- the LOC118358387 gene encoding transcobalamin-2-like isoform X1, with protein sequence MYTLYILSGLLALVASKPCDPVGSEPGELLLSLNKNLLRSLEDEGTPPNPSVHLALRLSTHHNLGMESDHLNALKTDLHTDIESSLANSQPVVGLLALYTLALKASCYDLNTLTFTVNQRSETLLTHLKRQMELEKDHIAFSQRPLTNYYQYSLGVLALCVSGVRVNSHVSNKLIRAVGHGHIKHEASDSIDTFAMAGMALQCLKESDTQVQDAALDKALDLIKLKLLDSQRADGHMGNEFSTGLAVQALLAMGSQVQECASSMEAMRSDVRKGTYLNPMAMSQTLPALQQKSYLQIKGKECRNEDDSLVLEAREPVTVLQSHTNVALKVEVVKSHGASTVYSVDVPTGTSLVDALELLQKTNIDFTFEKETSLWGPFLSVVNGELARQTDRRYWHLSSDGNTLSQGIKDFKIETAQQITIKNTRY encoded by the exons ATCCTGTAGGATCAGAGCCTGGTGAGCTGCTCCTCTCACTCAATAAGAATCTGCTGCGTTCTCTGGAGGATGAAGGAACACCCCCCAATCCCAGTGTGCACCTGGCCCTGCGCCTGTCCACTCACCACAACCTTGGCATGGAGAGTGATCACCTGAATGCACTTAAAACCGATTTACACACTGACATTGAGAG CTCTCTGGCCAACAGCCAGCCAGTGGTGGGTCTCCTGGCCCTGTACACTCTGGCCCTGAAGGCCTCCTGCTATGACCTCAACACCCTGACCTTCACTGTCAATCAGAGGAGCGAGACCCTGCTGACTCATCTCAAGAGACAGATGGAACTGGAGAAAGACCACATTGCCT TCAGCCAGCGTCCTCTGACTAACTACTACCAGTATTCTCTGGGTGTGCTGGCACTGTGTGTGAGTGGAGTTAGAGTCAACTCTCACGTCAGCAACAAGCTCATCAGAGCTGTAGGGCATGGACATATCAAACATGAAGCCTCCGATAGCATTG ACACGTTTGCCATGGCTGGGATGGCCCTGCAGTGCCTGAAGGAGTCTGACACCCAGGTGCAGGATGCGGCTCTGGACAAAGCCCTGGACCTCATCAAGCTGAAGCTTCTGGACTCCCAGCGGGCTGATGGTCACATGGGCAATGAGTTCAGCACAGGCCTGGCAGTGCAG GCCCTGCTGGCGATGGGCAGCCAGGTGCAGGAGTGTGCTAGCTCCATGGAGGCCATGAGGTCAGATGTGAGGAAGGGAACCTATCTCAACCCCATGGCCATGTCCCAAACTCTGCCTGCTCTCCAGCAGAAATCCTATCTGCAAATCAAGGGCAAGGAGTGCCGCAATGAGGATG ACAGCCTGGTCCTGGAGGCCAGGGAGCCAGTGACGGTGTTACAGAGTCATACCAACGTAGCCCTGAAGGTGGAGGTGGTCAAATCGCATGGGGCATCTACTGTCTATTCTGTGGATGTGCCAACTGGCACCTCGTTGGTTGATGCCCTTGAACTCCTTCAAAAGACCAACATTGACTTCAC GTTTGAGAAGGAGACCAGCCTTTGGGGACCTTTCCTGAGTGTGGTGAATGGGGAACTGGCTAGACAGACCGACCGCAGATACTGGCACCTCTCCTCAGACGGCAACACTCTCAGCCAGG GTATCAAAGATTTCAAGATTGAGACGGCTCAACAGATCACCATCAAaaacaccagatactga
- the LOC118358387 gene encoding transcobalamin-2-like isoform X2, with translation MYTLYILSGLLALVASKPCDPVGSEPGELLLSLNKNLLRSLEDEGTPPNPSVHLALRLSTHHNLGMESDHLNALKTDLHTDIESSLANSQPVVGLLALYTLALKASCYDLNTLTFTVNQRSETLLTHLKRQMELEKDHIAFSQRPLTNYYQYSLGVLALCVSGVRVNSHVSNKLIRAVGHGHIKHEASDSIDTFAMAGMALQCLKESDTQVQDAALDKALDLIKLKLLDSQRADGHMGNEFSTGLAVQALLAMGSQVQECASSMEAMRSDVRKGTYLNPMAMSQTLPALQQKSYLQIKGKECRNEDGNLVLEAREPVTVLQSHTNVALKVEVVKSHGASTVYSVDVPTGTSLVDALELLQKTNIDFTFEKETSLWGPFLSVVNGELARQTDRRYWHLSSDGNTLSQGIKDFKIETAQQITIKNTRY, from the exons ATCCTGTAGGATCAGAGCCTGGTGAGCTGCTCCTCTCACTCAATAAGAATCTGCTGCGTTCTCTGGAGGATGAAGGAACACCCCCCAATCCCAGTGTGCACCTGGCCCTGCGCCTGTCCACTCACCACAACCTTGGCATGGAGAGTGATCACCTGAATGCACTTAAAACCGATTTACACACTGACATTGAGAG CTCTCTGGCCAACAGCCAGCCAGTGGTGGGTCTCCTGGCCCTGTACACTCTGGCCCTGAAGGCCTCCTGCTATGACCTCAACACCCTGACCTTCACTGTCAATCAGAGGAGCGAGACCCTGCTGACTCATCTCAAGAGACAGATGGAACTGGAGAAAGACCACATTGCCT TCAGCCAGCGTCCTCTGACTAACTACTACCAGTATTCTCTGGGTGTGCTGGCACTGTGTGTGAGTGGAGTTAGAGTCAACTCTCACGTCAGCAACAAGCTCATCAGAGCTGTAGGGCATGGACATATCAAACATGAAGCCTCCGATAGCATTG ACACGTTTGCCATGGCTGGGATGGCCCTGCAGTGCCTGAAGGAGTCTGACACCCAGGTGCAGGATGCGGCTCTGGACAAAGCCCTGGACCTCATCAAGCTGAAGCTTCTGGACTCCCAGCGGGCTGATGGTCACATGGGCAATGAGTTCAGCACAGGCCTGGCAGTGCAG GCCCTGCTGGCGATGGGCAGCCAGGTGCAGGAGTGTGCTAGCTCCATGGAGGCCATGAGGTCAGATGTGAGGAAGGGAACCTATCTCAACCCCATGGCCATGTCCCAAACTCTGCCTGCTCTCCAGCAGAAATCCTATCTGCAAATCAAGGGCAAGGAGTGCCGCAATGAGGATGGCAA CCTGGTCCTGGAGGCCAGGGAGCCAGTGACGGTGTTACAGAGTCATACCAACGTAGCCCTGAAGGTGGAGGTGGTCAAATCGCATGGGGCATCTACTGTCTATTCTGTGGATGTGCCAACTGGCACCTCGTTGGTTGATGCCCTTGAACTCCTTCAAAAGACCAACATTGACTTCAC GTTTGAGAAGGAGACCAGCCTTTGGGGACCTTTCCTGAGTGTGGTGAATGGGGAACTGGCTAGACAGACCGACCGCAGATACTGGCACCTCTCCTCAGACGGCAACACTCTCAGCCAGG GTATCAAAGATTTCAAGATTGAGACGGCTCAACAGATCACCATCAAaaacaccagatactga